In Amphiprion ocellaris isolate individual 3 ecotype Okinawa chromosome 3, ASM2253959v1, whole genome shotgun sequence, one genomic interval encodes:
- the LOC129348619 gene encoding uncharacterized protein LOC129348619, with protein sequence MQICQLTTNIPNQKSDKSDDLQISSVYCSTTASIAKFVLLDGSVEQNDEGNIEVGENGGKDDLKQENNIEDEKRHTEQEEDGKPMAKTSQTDIREDCEGSGKDAEETNNPETETKDRGDTDEVNEGGQTSETAETLIASQTTADRTTEQSYKLQVNDFMGDKSGLSVGETSNFSQHLSQNMIEKVSSHEIRKDGHSLCLDEHQSDNQEPNSIIQEVSGLLNQSSSSEMNAAPLPGRSDVIQELEMSRERTETCILTDNTTDTKQEDEMSDTCVRKMAELHPQSQETSKQEESVVNDDKNGDYEGQSNIDKHEDKACKTRQTPKDADVDITMTAVDLDSGSCQDHVKSNKTEDSGDVKTTKSEKDQASGSSKHHDHHLFRETLFDDSFPTTKTYRPLFDWSKTKSDVLQQSVQGSSFSSEPNLTDPDGFLRHPSCTIPAFLKSKHSKGPLVIMRALDLLNASSVSGTSASSPRKRRQDGWKATEGMYRQTTADMDGRVPTSCSKRSSSEFLRTPTSPCGHEL encoded by the exons atgcAGATATGCCAGCTCACCACCAATATACCAAACCAAAAGTCTGATAAATCAGATGATCTCCAGATCAGCAGCGTTTACTGTTCAACAACTGCATCAATCGCTAAATTTGTACTTCTGGATGGATCTGTTGAACAAAATGATGAAGGAAACATAGAAGTGGGAGAAAATGGAGGTAAAGATGAtttgaaacaagaaaacaacataGAGGATgagaaaagacacacagaacaagaagaagatggAAAACCCATGGCTAAAACATCTCAAACTGACATACGTGAGGATTGTGAGGGTTCAGGAAAGGATGCAGAGGAAACTAATAAccctgaaacagaaacaaaagataGAGGAGATACAGATGAAGTAAACGAAGGAGGACAGAcatcagaaacagcagaaacactgatAGCATCCCAGACGACTGCTGATAGAACCACTGAACAGAGCTACAAACTGCAGGTCAACGACTTCATGGGCGATAAGTCGGGTTTGTCTGTCGGTGAGACTTCAAACTTCTCTCAACATCTCTCTCAGAACATGATAGAGAAGGTTTCTAGCCATGAGATCAGAAAAGACGGACATTCTCTCTGTTTGGATGAGCACCAAAGCGACAACCAGGAACCAAACTCTATCATTCAAGAGGTTTCTGGACTCCTGAATCAGTCCAGTAGCTCAGAGATGAATGCTGCACCGTTACCTGGTCGGTCAGATGTTATCCAAGAGTTGGAGATGAGTCGAGAACGAACAGAAACATGTATACTTACCGACAACACTACAGACACCAAGCAAGAAGATGAAATGTCTGATACATGTGTGAGAAAAATGGCCGAACTACACCCTCAAAGTCAGGAAACCTCAAAGCAGGAGGAGTCTGTGGTGAATGATGATAAAAATGGTGATTATGAAGGTCAGTCAAACATAGACAAACATGAAGACAAAGCCTGCAAGACCAGACAAACACCAAAAGATGCTGATGTTGATATCACCATGACTGCTGTGGACCTTGATTCTGGAAGTTGTCAGGATCATGTGAAGAGCAACAAAACAGAAGATTCAGGAGATGTAAAGACAACTAAAAGTGAAAAAGACCAAGCTTCTGGCAGCTCAAAACACCATGATCATCATCTGTTCAGAGAAACGCTGTTTGATGACTCTTTCCCCACAACTAAGACTTACAGGCCGTTATTTGACTGGAGCAAAACTAAATCTGATGTCCTTCAACAGTCAGTCCAG gGATCTTCTTTTTCGTCTGAGCCAAATCTAACTGATCCTGATGGATTCCTCAGACATCCTTCCTGCACAATCCCCGCATTCCTGAAAAGCAAGCACAGCAAAG GCCCCTTGGTGATTATGAGGGCGTTGGATCTGCTGAATGCCTCCAGTGTCTCCGGGACGTCGGCTTCTTCCCCGAGGAAACGCCGGCAGGACGGATGGAAAGCAACAGAAGGGATGTACAGACAGACGACAGCAGATATG GACGGCAGAGTTCCCACCTCCTGCAGCAAACGGTCGTCATCAGA